cagttcctgaggagccaaaaccctcttctggtctctgcaggtatTGCATGTATATGGTATTCATAGATACACTCAAGCACATAAACACttaacaagtaaaataaatatttttgctttgtttttcaagacaaggtttttctgtgtagccctggctggcctggaactctctttgtagacaaggctggcctcatacagagacctgcctgcctctgcctcctgagtgctggggttaaaggcagacaccaccaccacctggcaatggccctttaaaaaaaataaatgttttaaaaacaaaacaaatagatgTGATCCCTTTAAAGctgcctggagggatggctcagtggttgagagcactttcTCAGTAATGAGGACACAAGTGGGGACCCCAGCATTGCTAAGAGGCTCagaaacacctgtaactccagtcctgggggtTCCACACCCTcatctgtcctctgtgggcatctTGTACACATCTGCACATACACTCAGATGCACTCACACgtatatgaattaaataaaatatttaaaatccccTTTTAAAAATTACGCTGCTGGGATAGGGAGCCGGGTCCAAAAGACCTAGGTTTAATTTGCAGCACCTGTGTGGCCgctcacacctgtctataactccagctccagggatccgaGACATCCACgtgctggcaaaacacccatgcacaaaaaataataataataagatgaaTCTTTTAGTTACGCTGTCGCTTTGCTGCACCAGGGTCCCCAAGCCTGTAACAGGGCCAAGCACATGCCATGCAGGAAAGGAGATGACTCTATCACTGCCATTTTCATTAGGGGACGTTGCAGAAACGGGCCAGCTCAGGGAGCAGGCAGGGTCACTCTGGACACAAAGGGCATGCCCAGGCTATAGGGTTGTAAGCCCCAAGGCAGCATGGGATCCGTGCATCTTGGGGGGGAGTGTTCCTGTTGAACTGCAGGCAGGGGTTTGATGATGTCCTCTAAGGACCTCCAAAGGGATTTCAGTGGTAAGTACAGAGTGGAGGGAAATGACTTGGGAATTGTAAGGCATGCACCGTCAGAATCAGGGTGGGGATGGAACAGGCATGGAGGGGCGTGCTTCCTGACACTCATGGATGAGGGTGGCTGCAGAAGTAGAGAGATCATAAATACAATACTGCAAAAGTCACCCTGTGGGTCCTATGGgatccccccaccccgccccttcAGGCCTCCTGGCACCTCTGAGCTCCAGCCTACACCCTGTCTGGAAGGAAAGGGCTGCCTCCTGTCCTCCTGGCAAGCAGAAGTAagaaaaattaatgagaaaatgtTCCTTGGTGGAGGAGAGGGGCTCACTGcagcagcagagtcagggaggggctgGTGTGGAAGAACGGGGAGGCACCCCGACCCCGACCCCGTCTGTACCCAGACTCACTTTCATCCTCTCCAATAGTCCCCCAGCCAGTCACCCAACAGTCATTTCGGTTCTCAAACTTGAATGTGGAGTTCAGGAGGCAGATGGGCTGGATATGGTTATTGTAGTTGACAGGAGATGACAGCTTCAGTAGGGCGATGTCATGGGGATATGACTGCGTATACTTGGGGCTCAGGAAGATGTCTTCTATCTGGTAACGGTTGGAATAGGCCTGTAGGttccagagagatggcttggaagtCAACTCGCCAAACTGGACTGTCCAATCAAAGGGATCACTATCCCtgccagagaaggagagagcagacagGCCACCTGAGTTCACCTGGGCCTCTCTCTGTGGTGCCTCTGTAAGGCTGCTCATTCTTAGTGTAATTGCCAAGGCCTTCTTATGGGCACAGAAGCCTTCTATAGGAAGCACAGAACCCAGACAGGCTGGAAACAGTTCTTGCTCCTGGGCACTGGGAGTTGGGGAGCAGAAAAGAGGTCTTGCCATTTCTTAGAGCTGTCCTAAAGACAGCAGTTGGGCCTAAGGGAACCCTTGTGCAGACCCCAAAAGATCTGAGCAAAcatggaaagcagtgtggggaTATTTGGGAAGGTCTTGAGGAAGAAAGCGGAGGTAGAAGAGGGACAGAGAATGTCCtgaaagaacattctagaagaaCTGGGAAAGGGTTCCCTCCTGGGGCATTATGTTATAAATTCTTATGGATTTAGCCCATCACAGCTACTCCTGGGGCTACACTAAAATGCCTACCCAGGCACCAAACTCCCTAGCCCTCAACTGCCCCGGCTTGACCCCACACTCACTTTTGGAAGCAATGGGCAGCTGTAAGCACCCAGCGCCGGTTGAGCAAGGTCGCTCCACATAAGTGGGAACCCCATATGCGCAGGCTCCCTTGCCATGGCCAGCGGCCGAGCTCTGCGTCATCGCCACCCACTATACGTGAAGGGATGGTCCTGTGACCACAGGGTCCTGTGAGGAGGAACAGactgagcagacacacacacacacacacacaccactcactcacacacacacacacacccccacacacacactcacactttgtAACTGAAGGGCATGGGGAGGGAGGGACGTCCTAAGGATTCGCGGGGACATTCCCACGTGATCCGTGCGcacctgtccccacccccaccccaggggcCGTTACTAGAAACACACGAGTTCTGGATCCTGGGGCGAAGGAGAGGAATGGTTGAGGCACACCCCGGTGTAGGCCCACCACGCAGGAAGCATGTTCTGATCGCCTTACCTGACAATACGTCCGCTTCCTGCCATACTGCAATGAAGTGAGAGAATGCGAGACACTTCACCTTCACCTCCCCATCTCCCTGTCGCCGCCCCCAATCCCACAACAGTACCCCCAGAGCAGCTCACAGGGATTCTCTGGTTCCACCTGCAAAAGGGTTGACTGTGAAgccaccgccgccaccaccagcagcagtggCACCAACGTCTTGCCCCACGCGCCCATGGCCACTTCTCCCGCCACCTGGCACCCCCTCTTACTTCCTGCTGCGCTAGGCCCGCGCCCACTGGGGAGAGGCAGCTCCTTAGGCCCAAAGGCTGTTTGGGGACTATGATGCCCTGGCACTGTCTTCCAGGGCATCCATTAAAGCTGTTGATAAGACACAGCAACCGGTGAACCCGAGCAGACCTTGTGTCATCTGAGCTCAGGGGCGCCCCCTGTCCTCCGCCCACAACTTCGTCCAGGACCGAGCCTCTGACCCTTAGCCAGAGGCCCCCAGGAAGCTCCATGAGCTCTTCTGAGACCTACCCCTCATGGGATTAGCCAAGAACTTGCTCCTTCACAAGACTTTCTTGGCGGAAAGAGAAGGTCCTGGGCAACCGGCTAAGCCCCGCCGGCTTAGGCTGCCCCCTGGCGGCAAGCTCATCTTTGATGGCCTTCCTCCTTGTGAAATTTTTTTTAGAGCATTTactcttctctattttctttgattttatccttgtttgtttgcttttttttttttttgagacaatgatGCATTTTGTATCCCACTCTGGATTCAAATTTATGCTCCTCTGGCCGTAGCTTCCTCAGTGCCTCCTAGGATTTCTttcctttgcacacacacacatgtgtgtacacattcacacatgcatgcacacaaaggcGAAGACtatcaaaagatttaaaaatatggagaTATTTTACTTCAATATTTAATTTCCCactcttttttaatcttttttgattttgtgtttttgttttgttgtttgtgtgtttgttgagacatagcctcactatgtagccccagctgtcctataattctctctgtagaccgggttgaccttgaactcacagagattttcctgtctctgcctcctgagtgctgtgattaaaggtgtgcaccatcttgtctggtttattttctcttttaaaaaaagaaaaatgtttgtgagactgaagagatggcttgttGTATGAGGAGGggaggccccttgtttgtcctgggccacccagctagcttacacctgaaataaccacacagaaactgtattaattaaaacactgcttggccattaactctaactttttattggctaactcttccatattagtttaacccatctccattaatctgtatatcaccacatgccagtggcttaccagagattctttttttttttaaatattatttatttatttgttatgtatacaatattctgtctgtgtgtatgcctgcaggccagaagagggcaccagacctcattacagatggttgtaagccaccatgtggttgctgggaattgaactcaggacctttggaagagcaggcaatgctcttaacctctgagccatctctccagccccgcttaccagagattctaaccggagtccatctcaggcagaggatccatggcttctctccctctgcccttcttcctcccagcattcagttctgttttctccgcctgcCTAAACTCCGCCCTATCAActaagccaaggcagtttatttattaattaaccaataaaagcaacacagaaacgGAAGAAACTCCTACgccaatggctcagtggttgagagcactggctgctcttccagaagacccgggttcaactcccgcactcacatggcagctcacaggatatggcatcttcacacagacatacatgcaggcaaagtgcCAGTgaacacaaaaataagtaaatctttttaaaaaatgtttgtgagtgtctctgtgtatgttccaCTCATGTGTAGCTATCAGAGAGGCAAGAACAGGGTCTCAGATCCCccgaagctggagttacaggctttgTGGGCCAGCTgtaagtgctggaaactgaatttgGATCCTCTAGGAGAGCAAGCAAGTGATCCTAACCATTTAGCCCTCTCttcagcaccatcaccaccatctttaaattttattttacgtgtatgagtgttttgccttcatgtatgtaacatgtgttgcacatgcatgtctggggcctgtagaagtcagaagagggtgttggatcccctggagctggagttacagatggttgtaaacaagcgtgtgggtgctgggaaccaaatccggatcctcagcaaaagcagcaaggactctcaactgctgagccctctctccaggccTCAATCCTCTATTTTTAACTtgtataattatacatatttattttttaaagatttacttatttattgtgtacagtgttttgccagcatgcatACCTCCAccccagaagagggtaccagatctcatattatagatggctgtgagccaccatgtggttgctgggaattgaactcaggacctctggaagagcagccagtgctcttaaccattgagccatctctccagcccccaattatacatatttatggaGTGCAGTGTGGTGTTTCCCTCATTCATTCTTcgtttcatttttctgtttgtgtgttttgagaaagggtctttctatgttctggaacttgctatgtaaaacAGACTGGTTTAGAACtcctgcctccctactgctggggttaaaggcgtctAGTACCATGCCTGACTAGCATGGTGTTTCACTATAGATACAAAATGTGCAGCATCAGATTAGAATAAATGGCAAATCCATACTATCAAACGTTCATCTTTTCTTGTGTTGGAAATATTGAAAATGTTCTCCACTATTCTGAAATAATCAGTAAATTGCTGTCACCCATAGTTCCCCTCACCTTGCTATGGCACTTGCTACCCCGGCCCCCTAGTGCTCACCATCCTCCACCATCCCCCTCTCCCACACTTCCCAGACTCTGGCTAGCACTATTTTGTTCTGTACTTTGAGATCAACTTTTATGGCGTTTGATTTTTGTTTAGGTTTGGAGAGGTATGTTTGTTTTATTGCGGTGGGATGGACCTCGGGGCCTTGTACCTTCTAGTATTTATCATTTAATGCATTTGTACAGCGTCCTGGAGTCTCATCCATGCTGTGAACAACTGACCGAATAATGTCCATgcgtgtagtaatatgggcggcggggccgcctgcccagctagctttacccgaaataattacacagacactgtattcatttaaacactgctctggcccatttctaatcatctgtgtagcgcccctaggtgcgcttaccgggaagattctagcctaagtccatcctgggtcggagcttcatagcgtgcgtcttccctggagcaggtagcatggcgtctctcctgaggcgtctgctccggagagcagagctgtggagtctgagctcacttcctcttcctcccagcgttctgttctgtttactccacccacctaagggtgggcctatcaaatgggcctagcagtttctttattgcttagccaaagaaatcaacagattgatatatgacactcccacatcacttcccctttttctgtttaaacaaaaaaaggaaggctttaaccttaacatagcaaaattacatataacaaaacagttatcaagtaaagttacatcagaaacatttatacatataacaaaattgaccgtaaatctctatcaataaagcgaaatctatactaatgcaaattattcatgtctatatcatatccccctttaaatgtaaaagaacatttataaaccatatttgggaacatgggcgcagttttttctctccaaactgcttcctgctgaatgggggcgtcgttaattaggcctttcatggtataacctgtgtgccagggtcatctcagttggcagttgagtgaagcaattttctgaagatgttcatagcaacccttcaggaggacgtggtccatcataccaaatcggaatagaagaaatccatagagtctcatcctctgtgaaaacaaaagaagaatctcttttccaaagtatcatatccttagatccaaattctgaaatcataccctcatgatatccgttctggttccactgggcagtccatataatgaaatgtctgtctgtacttagctcctttacagtcaaaaattttaaagaaaacacaatgtacataatccagactctctgtgaattttccatctttacgcggcttatttttactctatcactttactttattctgtctctttaaagactttacttttacttttttctttttaaaccattaactttattctctatattccttttcttctctctcccaagcctacgtacattcatccaacagtgtgactcgtttagtggtctgaatctgtcctattgtgaatctgcaattttttactatccaggagcacttttgatttgcgcctttaaatcactaggcgcttaagaatctcagctgtgacattcctaggttaactttttgcttttttttttttttggtttttcgagacagggtttctctgtagctttggagcctgtcctggaactcgctctgtagaccaggctggtctcgaactcacagagatccacctgcctctgcctcccgagtgctgggattaaaggcgtgcgccaccatcgcccggcaactttttgctttttgagcgtatatctttgacctgtaataaccctgtagaccaggctgtctttgaactctcagagatccgcctgtctctgcctcccaggcattgggattaaaggcgtgtgctaccacaccttgaactcacagagatctgttcgtctctgccttctaggcactgggattaaaggcgtgtgctgccacaccttgaagtcacagaggtttactttaagaattttaacttttagtctgcatatattttaacacacagtaaaccatttagaaattttcattgtctttgaatctctctttactgtatgtctctctttttctgaccacatgagtctttaatttaccaaacaatctcagtaggactaaagccgtggctttgacggctggatccttagctttccagcctcatggctgaggtactggctgtagccatgtttatagccacaactggcttttcaaggtccctgccagccagcaagctacaacagacaacactcaagtcctctctcagtagccggccctcctgcctcaaacagtcagagtttgcc
The Microtus pennsylvanicus isolate mMicPen1 chromosome 11, mMicPen1.hap1, whole genome shotgun sequence genome window above contains:
- the Prss21 gene encoding testisin produces the protein MGAWGKTLVPLLLVVAAVASQSTLLQVEPENPLWQEADVLSGPCGHRTIPSRIVGGDDAELGRWPWQGSLRIWGSHLCGATLLNRRWVLTAAHCFQKDSDPFDWTVQFGELTSKPSLWNLQAYSNRYQIEDIFLSPKYTQSYPHDIALLKLSSPVNYNNHIQPICLLNSTFKFENRNDCWVTGWGTIGEDESLPTPYTLQEVQVAIFNNSMCNHMFQKTDFRINIWGDMVCAGNPAGGKDACFGDSGGPLVCDQDTVWYQVGVVSWGIGCGRPNRPGVYTNISHHYNWIRLTMIRNGMLRPDPAPLLLFLTLFWVPSLLRPA